A DNA window from Myxocyprinus asiaticus isolate MX2 ecotype Aquarium Trade chromosome 15, UBuf_Myxa_2, whole genome shotgun sequence contains the following coding sequences:
- the ntd5 gene encoding beta-2-glycoprotein 1-like has protein sequence MERSLLLSLLCVWALSSLSTALEEATEQCPERILGNERRRVCPKKCQHDKECGSKRQCLCDGQCGLSCVAPGRMCPWPLPPGKNFDVALLSPSPSFSALLEVRCKPGYAMPNGLDATIRRCQSDRQWSGDEPVCTASPGGGLTAEPILVPEVPCSLPDDDNLLSVQGSTAVGSTTQYKCASGYVLVGHSENICHENQTWQYPHPVCRRVFCPPPKEVDHGHLVAVQRAEYEVGDTIYYLCKKTFLLDGPNQVTCLPNGTWSAEPACQARCPIPAQRSRVIVGGAKRWPYDLTDGVVAHGENVTFFCKHPDKLCSFTATEVCVDGQLTPPSCYLDPTWLQFKLFPHRLVSEIEACDPADPQ, from the exons AGGAGGCAACGGAACAATGCCCAGAGAGAATACTGGGTAATGAGAGAAGACGAGTATGCCCCAAAAAGTGCCAGCATGACAAAGAATGTGGCAGTAAGCGTCAGTGTCTCTGTGACGGGCAGTGTGGACTCAGCTGTGTGGCCCCAG GTCGCATGTGTCCATGGCCTCTCCCACCTGGCAAAAACTTTGATGTAGCACTCCTTTCCCCTTCACCTTCTTTCTCCGCTCTGCTTGAGGTCCGTTGTAAGCCTGGGTATGCCATGCCTAACGGGTTGGATGCTACAATACGCCGTTGCCAAAGTGACCGGCAGTGGAGTGGAGATGAGCCTGTTTGTACAG CTTCCCCAGGTGGAGGTCTTACAGCAGAGCCGATTCTGGTGCCTGAGGTGCCCTGTTCTTTGCCTGATGATGATAATCTGCTCTCTGTGCAGGGCAGCACAGCTGTGGGATCCACCACCCAGTACAAATGTGCATCTGG ATATGTGCTGGTTGGGCATAGCGAGAATATCTGTCATGAGAATCAGACGTGGCAATACCCTCACCCCGTCTGTCGCC GTGTGTTTTGTCCTCCTCCTAAGGAGGTTGATCATGGTCACCTGGTGGCTGTCCAGAGAGCTGAATATGAGGTGGGAGACACAATCTATTACCTGTGCAAGAAGACCTTCTTGTTGGATGGGCCAAATCAAGTAACTTGTCTACCTAATGGCACATGGAGCGCAGAGCCTGCTTGCCAGG CCCGTTGCCCAATCCCAGCACAACGCAGCAGAGTGATAGTGGGCGGAGCAAAGCGCTGGCCGTATGATTTGACAGATGGCGTAGTTGCTCATGGAGAGAATGTGACATTTTTCTGTAAACATCCTGACAAACTATGCAGCTTCACTGCCACAGAAGTCTGTGTGGATGGACAGCTCACGCCACCTAGTTGCTACCTTG ACCCCACCTGGCTGCAGTTCAAGCTCTTTCCTCATCGGCTGGTTTCTGAGATTGAGGCATGTGACCCTGCTGACCCTCAGTGA
- the LOC127453511 gene encoding B-cell lymphoma 6 protein homolog, with product MSTEKYDSFSTAECTEVAMRKQQTLDRIVEAIPHIKWIDLTATKDCQMSVGQESELSDEGLSVETESKDKAPHNVFLVPPQDHTGVVKDYSKQNPPKYVLDSVLDQTPLENKRDMQLIPKMESDNVGTEGCEITTKATDIANSSTNDLLEIKAERQSTFKKGFCDKQLSPDRVNHTDKEMWTENETQVVNVSHTRGSQKFETPVMDINATDAKTESLEYSKDCIADYKTQILCHEREERFGCLDIGWTMAMSSAGDYLEQNDEGEVLDLSLPKKNERNKERQCEWIVDPNYEGSLHMEVDEIEDEPQHVEVEQEDDYENCWIPSISEAHAYVPQHWDGHLPSLSLATSPTPMYTNITPDPMDALLIDDQGIPYTLTPDGQKVLQIDDIQHTKGLSEQTALSPRQAEDKPSSIADVQDIADSKQQTQPNPLCANHKPSVLPALSDLTSVPIQIVANTTGSNTPILLLPPSQLQSLSSPVSKSDPGVMTLSLPVPLSQSTQSSPMFLVLSSPQVSSTQSSSSPGKLSQISSTSTVALPLATCPLDLGSTLYLPPSLLSLSTVSSAATTDISGPNNPSNLPGSPTSSTASSSSSTVTSTSPTKQFSSDAYSDPPVPTSFREALLRLAVSAEKKNENQPQSTETHSVSTPSSCSKAAKPDSRVHEIKNHQTEINCDEQCQAIENASTSVDQTGSIGTMSTNDLSHLSSTSPLRPASPELPINHPKNQDSQALGPRRILYCQYCPRVFYYLSDLERHSITHSQNKPHVCQLCGKAFKRSSHLERHKHIHTGQRNFVCQLCPRRFRESGELMRHQRVHTGEKPYQCLICHMRFAERNTLRRHTKRKHQGQQQVMDMNAKTESGEISLIKGEPEDNAEWYSSTVPEMESNSDTGGE from the coding sequence ATGAGTACTGAAAAATATGATTCCTTCTCTACTGCTGAATGTACAGAGGTTGCTATGCGCAAACAACAAACACTGGACAGGATAGTTGAGGCCATTCCACACATTAAGTGGATTGATCTTACTGCCACCAAAGATTGCCAAATGTCAGTGGGTCAAGAAAGTGAGTTATCAGATGAGGGGCTCTCAGTGGAGACTGAATCTAAAGACAAAGCCCCCCATAATGTGTTTCTTGTTCCACCACAGGATCATACAGGTGTTGTAAAGGATTACAGCAAGCAAAACCCACCAAAATATGTCCTTGATTCAGTCTTAGACCAGACTCCTCTTGAAAATAAGAGAGACATGCAGTTGATACCCAAGATGGAGTCTGATAATGTTGGGACTGAAGGTTGTGAAATAACAACCAAAGCTACAGATATTGCAAACAGCTCAACCAATGATTTACTAGAGATTAAGGCTGAACGACAATCTACTTttaaaaaaggtttctgtgataAGCAACTGTCACCTGACAGAGTCAACCATACAGACAAGGAGATGTGGACTGAGAATGAGACACAGGTTGTTAATGTGTCGCATACAAGAGGGAGTCAAAAGTTTGAGACACCTGTGATGGACATAAATGCTACTGATGCAAAGACAGAAAGTTTAGAATATAGTAAAGACTGCATTGCAGACTATAAAACACAAATTTTGTGTCATGAACGAGAGGAGAGATTTGGATGTTTGGATATTGGATGGACTATGGCAATGTCAAGCGCAGGAGATTACTTGGAACAAAATGATGAGGGTGAGGTATTAGATTTAAGCCTAcccaaaaagaatgaaagaaataaGGAGAGGCAGTGTGAATGGATTGTGGATCCCAACTATGAAGGCTCACTTCATATGGAAGTTGATGAAATTGAGGATGAGCCCCAACATGTAGAAGTGGAGCAGGAAGATGATTATGAAAACTGCTGGATTCCATCAATAAGTGAAGCTCATGCATATGTCCCACAGCATTGGGATGGACATCTGCCCTCCCTCTCTTTGGCAACCTCGCCAACTCCCATGTATACCAACATAACCCCTGATCCGATGGATGCACTACTCATAGATGATCAGGGTATTCCTTACACACTCACCCCAGATGGACAGAAAGTTCTGCAAATTGATGATATACAACACACCAAGGGCCTCTCTGAACAAACAGCTCTTAGCCCAAGGCAAGCAGAAGACAAGCCCTCTTCCATTGCTGATGTCCAGGATATTGCAGACTCCAAACAACAGACACAACCAAATCCACTGTGTGCAAACCATAAACCGTCTGTCTTACCTGCTCTGTCTGACTTGACATCAGTTCCCATTCAGATTGTGGCTAATACTACAGGGTCAAACACTCctattcttcttcttcctccATCTCAGCTTCAATCACTTTCCTCACCAGTCTCTAAGAGTGACCCAGGTGTAATGACCCTTTCTTTACCAGTTCCTCTTAGTCAGAGCACTCAGTCCTCCCCCATGTTCCTTGTTTTGTCATCTCCACAGGTGTCCTCCACTCAGAGCTCATCCTCACCAGGGAAATTATCTCAGATTTCCTCCACTTCCACTGTTGCACTTCCCTTAGCTACTTGTCCACTTGACCTGGGATCTACATTATATTTACCTCCCTCACTTCTCAGTCTTAGCACAGTTTCCTCTGCTGCAACTACAGACATCTCAGGACCAAATAACCCCTCTAATCTTCCTGGTAGCCCTACCTCTTCAACTGCTTCCTCCAGCTCTTCCACTGTGACCTCTACAAGTCCAACCAAGCAATTCAGCAGTGATGCCTACTCTGACCCACCAGTGCCCACTTCCTTTCGGGAGGCTCTTCTCAGATTAGCTGTGTCTGCTGAGAAGAAAAATGAAAACCAGCCTCAAAGCACTGAGACGCATTCAGTCTCTACTCCTTCTTCATGTTCCAAAGCAGCCAAGCCAGATTCCAGGGTCCATGAAATTAAAAACCATCAGACGGAGATAAACTGTGACGAACAGTGTCAAGCCATTGAGAATGCGTCTACCTCAGTGGACCAAACAGGCTCAATAGGAACCATGTCCACCAATGACCTTTCCCACCTTTCTTCCACCTCACCCCTTCGTCCTGCATCACCCGAATTACCCATCAATCACCCAAAGAACCAAGACTCGCAAGCATTAGGTCCACGTCGCATTCTTTACTGTCAGTACTGTCCGCGAGTCTTCTACTACCTTTCAGACCTTGAGCGGCATTCCATCACACACTCTCAAAACAAACCCCATGTATGCCAACTCTGTGGCAAGGCATTCAAAAGATCAAGCCATCTTGAGCGACATAAACACATCCATACAGGTCAGCGAAACTTTGTGTGTCAGCTTTGCCCAAGGCGTTTTCGTGAGTCTGGGGAGCTAATGAGGCACCAGAGAGTACATACGGGTGAGAAACCCTATCAGTGCTTAATATGCCATATGCGTTTTGCAGAGCGCAACACACTGCGACGTCATACAAAGCGCAAACACCAAGGCCAACAGCAGGTGATGGACATGAATGCAAAGACAGAAAGTGGAGAGATTTCCCTCATAAAGGGAGAGCCAGAAGATAACGCAGAGTGGTACAGTTCAACAGTTCCTGAAATGGAGTCCAATAGTGACACGGGGGGAGAATGA